The proteins below are encoded in one region of Pseudomonas entomophila L48:
- a CDS encoding GAF domain-containing sensor histidine kinase — MTQAVSTDIAIIGRINAVPAILQVICETTGLRFAAVARVTENSWTACAVQDTLGFGLDVGGELDVATTLCHEIRSTRQTIVIDKASEDEQYCAHHAPKQYRFESYISVPVLRTDGSFFGTICALDPNPTALKGTAIQPMMESFARLLAIQIESEANAQRTEQALQKERAMAEVREQFIAVLGHDLRNPLFAITAGAELLSQRLQDDKQLLIAQHILTCGQRATQLVRDVLDFARGRLGAGIALNLQPCHDLREALCHVASELQRVHPQRRIDLQIGEINGLFCDRERITQLLSNLIANALAHGAPDSPVTVCASIEARTFNLSVHNQGTPIPAQTLPLLFQPFTRPMSDTPQQGLGLGLYIASQIALAHGGHMEVASSVQGGTLFSLRLPLDRPGVPAIPPASS, encoded by the coding sequence ATGACCCAGGCCGTCAGCACCGACATCGCCATCATCGGCCGTATCAATGCGGTGCCCGCCATTCTCCAGGTGATCTGCGAGACCACCGGGCTGCGCTTTGCCGCCGTGGCGCGGGTGACCGAAAACAGCTGGACGGCCTGCGCCGTGCAGGACACCCTGGGTTTTGGCCTGGATGTAGGTGGCGAGCTCGACGTGGCCACCACGCTGTGCCACGAGATCCGCAGCACCCGCCAGACCATCGTGATCGACAAGGCCAGCGAAGATGAGCAGTACTGCGCTCATCACGCGCCGAAACAGTACCGTTTCGAGAGTTACATCTCGGTACCGGTGCTGCGTACCGATGGCAGCTTCTTCGGCACCATCTGCGCCCTTGACCCTAACCCGACCGCACTGAAGGGCACGGCCATCCAGCCAATGATGGAATCTTTCGCACGTTTGCTGGCGATCCAGATCGAGAGCGAGGCAAACGCCCAGCGCACCGAGCAGGCCCTGCAGAAGGAACGGGCCATGGCTGAAGTGCGAGAACAGTTCATTGCCGTGCTGGGGCACGATCTGCGCAACCCGTTGTTTGCCATCACCGCCGGCGCCGAGTTGCTGAGCCAGCGCCTGCAGGATGACAAACAGCTGCTGATCGCCCAGCACATCCTGACCTGCGGCCAACGTGCCACCCAGCTCGTGCGCGATGTCCTGGACTTCGCCCGTGGGCGTTTGGGCGCCGGCATCGCGCTCAACCTGCAACCCTGCCACGACCTGCGCGAGGCGCTGTGCCATGTCGCCTCGGAGCTGCAGCGGGTGCACCCGCAACGGCGCATCGACCTGCAGATCGGCGAAATCAATGGGCTGTTCTGCGACCGCGAGCGAATCACGCAACTTCTGTCGAACCTGATCGCCAACGCCCTGGCCCATGGCGCGCCAGACAGTCCGGTGACCGTGTGTGCCAGCATCGAGGCCCGCACCTTCAACCTGAGCGTGCACAACCAGGGCACGCCGATTCCTGCCCAGACCTTGCCGCTGCTGTTCCAGCCCTTCACTCGCCCGATGTCCGACACCCCGCAACAAGGCCTGGGGCTGGGCTTGTACATTGCCAGCCAGATCGCCCTGGCCCACGGCGGGCATATGGAAGTGGCGTCCAGCGTCCAGGGCGGTACCTTGTTCAGCTTGCGCCTGCCGCTGGATCGACCTGGGGTTCCAGCAATACCGCCAGCCAGTTCATGA
- a CDS encoding DUF2025 family protein has translation MAITSQDICNAADQLKGFVGFHGKRGTHIVRFSEDSFGMDVADDSITPCSEFVWRAEGDRRMALCRERLALLFGQHVDDRLNIGEPLRLYLRRTDLPEIVAERSPITR, from the coding sequence ATGGCCATCACGTCCCAGGACATCTGCAACGCCGCCGACCAGCTCAAGGGTTTCGTCGGTTTCCACGGCAAGCGCGGCACCCATATCGTGCGCTTTTCCGAAGATTCGTTCGGCATGGATGTGGCCGACGACAGCATTACCCCCTGCAGCGAGTTCGTCTGGCGCGCCGAAGGCGATCGGCGTATGGCACTGTGCCGCGAGCGCCTGGCGCTGCTGTTCGGCCAGCATGTCGACGACCGCCTGAACATCGGCGAGCCCCTGCGCCTCTACCTGCGGCGTACCGACCTGCCGGAAATCGTCGCCGAGCGCAGCCCCATCACCCGATAG
- a CDS encoding bifunctional diguanylate cyclase/phosphodiesterase, with amino-acid sequence MDRNVDLSPSTPTSRLQMRRLVGGFCAVFGLACLIALGALFNIAATLDRQERDRSTFHATQALEQRLLASRQFLSSYAVWDVAYEHLVGKVDWQWAYDEKNVGESLYSASGYEGVFVVEDERTSYALFKGKPSHSPASAYVDTALAPLIDEARKAAPAREQVTHFIRFNGWPAVLSAAAIRPDKEVTESEVSQAPVMLFIDQLTEAKLARLGEGAGLARMRLEKNVAEAPEQPHIDLGDTGYHLAWDSPEPGRQLLWAVLPPLLGVLLIMGLVLAYLFRHALRSSQAIDQSLLRLQQSNQALEASEQRFRAVAEAASDWIWETDRHHRLTYLSQRFVKVTGYPVEHWLGQPLNQLLACDTTPLLPWLDSQADSDAQQLANLRCNYDDATGQNRYCRVSARSIVFDGKLAGFRGTASDITDEVAAHARIQHLSMHDALTGLANRNKLSRHLEQALLRGSDSPPLTLLLLDLDSFKPINDSLGHPAGDAVLQEVANRLRDTTRDDDLVARLGGDEFVLVLHGVDTRSEIDRFCARLLDLLQQPISYEAHQLHIGASIGVAQTRVQGYDAGELIRCADIALYQAKADGKNTWRYFSPEMNQQIQYRRQLENDLRRAIKQHEFVLHYQPRYRLDDLHIVSVEALLRWQHPQEGLLGPDTFIPLAEQSDLIVPLGRWVLAEACRAARDWPEELLVSVNLSPAQFSRSDVVADVRQVLLETGFPAQRLELEITENVMLNDIEGALGTMLALKELGVRLNMDDFGTGYSSLGYLRTYPFDSIKIDKRFIAGLSSQSGNDKAVVQAIISLGQAMGLTVTAEGVETEQQLQALGKENCHEVQGYYLSKPVDREGFEALLSARDVRQGVS; translated from the coding sequence ATGGACAGGAACGTCGACCTTTCACCTTCCACCCCCACCTCACGCCTGCAGATGCGTCGGCTGGTCGGCGGCTTCTGCGCCGTGTTCGGCCTGGCCTGCCTGATCGCCCTCGGTGCCTTGTTCAACATCGCCGCCACCCTCGACCGGCAGGAGCGCGACCGCAGCACCTTCCACGCCACCCAGGCGCTGGAGCAACGGCTGCTGGCCTCGCGTCAGTTTCTTTCCAGCTATGCCGTCTGGGACGTCGCCTACGAGCATCTGGTTGGCAAGGTCGACTGGCAATGGGCCTATGACGAGAAGAACGTCGGCGAATCGCTGTACAGCGCCAGCGGCTACGAGGGTGTATTCGTGGTCGAGGACGAGCGCACCAGCTACGCGCTGTTCAAAGGCAAGCCCAGCCACTCCCCCGCCAGCGCCTATGTGGACACCGCGTTGGCGCCATTGATCGACGAAGCGCGCAAGGCCGCCCCGGCACGCGAGCAAGTCACCCATTTCATTCGCTTCAATGGCTGGCCGGCGGTGCTCAGCGCCGCGGCGATAAGGCCCGACAAGGAAGTGACCGAAAGCGAGGTCAGCCAGGCACCGGTGATGCTGTTCATCGACCAGTTGACCGAAGCGAAGCTCGCCCGCCTGGGCGAAGGCGCAGGGCTGGCCAGGATGCGCCTGGAGAAAAACGTCGCCGAAGCGCCCGAACAACCCCATATCGACCTGGGTGATACCGGCTACCACCTGGCCTGGGACAGCCCCGAGCCCGGCCGCCAGTTGTTATGGGCAGTACTTCCGCCTTTGCTGGGTGTGCTGCTGATCATGGGCTTGGTGCTGGCCTACCTGTTCCGCCACGCCCTACGCAGTTCCCAGGCCATCGACCAAAGCCTGCTGCGCCTGCAGCAGAGCAACCAGGCCCTGGAGGCCAGCGAGCAGCGTTTTCGGGCCGTGGCCGAGGCAGCGTCCGACTGGATCTGGGAGACCGACCGGCACCATCGATTGACCTACCTGTCGCAACGTTTCGTCAAGGTCACCGGCTACCCGGTCGAGCACTGGCTGGGGCAGCCACTCAACCAGTTGCTGGCCTGTGACACCACGCCCTTGCTGCCCTGGCTGGACAGCCAGGCCGACAGCGACGCGCAACAACTGGCCAACCTGCGCTGCAACTACGACGATGCCACCGGGCAGAACCGCTATTGCCGCGTCTCGGCGCGTTCGATCGTGTTCGACGGCAAACTCGCCGGGTTCCGCGGCACGGCCAGCGACATCACCGACGAGGTCGCCGCCCATGCCCGCATCCAGCACCTGTCGATGCACGATGCCCTGACGGGCCTTGCCAACCGCAACAAACTGTCGCGTCACCTCGAACAAGCGTTGCTTCGCGGCAGCGACTCGCCGCCCCTGACCTTGCTGCTGCTCGACCTGGACAGCTTCAAGCCGATCAACGACTCCCTCGGCCACCCCGCTGGCGACGCGGTGCTGCAGGAAGTCGCCAATCGCCTGCGCGACACCACCCGTGACGATGACCTGGTCGCCCGCCTGGGCGGCGACGAATTCGTACTGGTGCTGCATGGCGTGGACACCCGCAGCGAAATCGACCGTTTCTGCGCCCGCCTGCTCGACCTGCTGCAGCAACCGATCAGCTACGAGGCGCATCAATTGCATATCGGCGCCAGCATCGGCGTAGCCCAGACCCGGGTCCAGGGCTACGATGCCGGCGAACTGATCCGCTGCGCCGACATCGCCCTCTACCAGGCCAAGGCCGACGGCAAGAACACCTGGCGCTACTTCTCGCCGGAGATGAACCAGCAGATCCAGTACCGTCGCCAGCTGGAAAACGACCTGCGCCGGGCCATCAAACAGCACGAGTTCGTTTTGCACTATCAACCGCGCTATCGCCTGGACGACCTGCACATCGTCTCGGTCGAGGCCCTGCTGCGCTGGCAACACCCCCAGGAGGGCCTGCTGGGGCCGGACACGTTCATCCCGCTGGCCGAGCAGAGCGACCTGATCGTGCCCCTGGGTCGCTGGGTGCTGGCCGAAGCCTGCCGCGCTGCCCGCGACTGGCCCGAAGAGTTGCTGGTGTCGGTCAACCTGTCACCCGCGCAGTTCTCCCGCAGCGACGTGGTCGCCGATGTGCGCCAGGTGCTGCTGGAGACCGGCTTCCCGGCCCAGCGCCTGGAACTGGAGATCACCGAGAACGTCATGCTCAACGATATCGAGGGCGCCCTGGGCACCATGCTCGCGCTCAAGGAACTGGGTGTGCGCCTGAACATGGATGATTTCGGTACCGGCTACTCGTCGCTGGGCTACCTGCGCACTTATCCGTTCGACAGCATCAAGATCGACAAACGCTTCATTGCCGGGCTGAGCAGCCAGAGCGGTAACGACAAGGCGGTGGTTCAGGCCATCATCAGCCTCGGCCAGGCCATGGGCCTGACCGTCACCGCCGAGGGGGTGGAGACCGAGCAGCAGCTCCAGGCGCTGGGCAAGGAGAACTGCCACGAGGTGCAGGGCTACTACCTGAGCAAGCCGGTAGACCGGGAAGGCTTCGAGGCCTTGCTGTCGGCGCGGGATGTACGCCAAGGCGTTTCCTGA
- a CDS encoding diguanylate cyclase, translating to MIDNRSGKGLSFVRRIYLPRIIGLGIGLFSVMAAVAPLALPHWAWALLLFNGLAWPHVAYAWARHSANPYQAEQRNMLLDSLMGGFWTAAMHFNPLPGVTILSMMTMNNVAAGGKRLLVRGLLAQLCGMLLASALLGTGLQPQATQLQVLACLPMLTLYPLALGGVCYQLAIKLAEHKRRLSALSRTDSLTGLLNHGSWKDLLLLKFQICQQQQLPAVIALIDIDHFKTINDTYGHVVGDCVLRQLSQELKRSLREDDLAGRYGGDEFCVILPGTQEAHACQAMERLRERVGDYRNPQLPDLRISLSIGLAAFQPGLPTPEHWLAEADRALYAAKHQGRDQVNFARGGVTALRLAYPE from the coding sequence ATGATCGACAACCGCAGCGGCAAGGGGCTTTCTTTCGTCAGGCGCATCTACCTGCCGCGGATCATCGGCCTGGGCATCGGCCTGTTCAGCGTGATGGCCGCCGTCGCACCGCTGGCGCTGCCGCACTGGGCCTGGGCACTGCTGCTTTTCAACGGCCTGGCGTGGCCGCATGTGGCTTACGCATGGGCGCGACACTCGGCCAACCCGTACCAAGCTGAACAACGCAACATGCTGCTCGACTCGTTGATGGGCGGCTTCTGGACTGCGGCCATGCACTTCAACCCGCTGCCCGGCGTGACCATCCTGTCGATGATGACCATGAACAACGTCGCCGCCGGTGGCAAGCGCCTGCTGGTGCGGGGCCTGCTGGCCCAGCTTTGCGGCATGCTGCTGGCCAGCGCCCTGCTCGGCACCGGACTGCAACCGCAGGCCACGCAATTGCAGGTACTTGCCTGCCTGCCGATGCTCACGCTGTACCCGCTGGCCCTGGGCGGGGTGTGCTACCAGCTGGCAATCAAGCTGGCCGAGCACAAGCGCCGGCTCAGTGCCCTGAGCCGCACCGACAGCCTTACCGGCCTGCTCAACCATGGTTCCTGGAAGGACCTGCTGCTGCTCAAGTTCCAGATCTGCCAGCAACAACAACTGCCGGCGGTCATTGCCCTGATCGACATCGACCACTTCAAGACCATCAACGATACCTACGGCCATGTAGTCGGCGACTGCGTGTTGCGCCAACTCAGCCAGGAGCTCAAGCGCAGCCTGCGCGAGGATGACCTGGCCGGGCGCTACGGTGGCGACGAGTTCTGCGTGATTCTCCCTGGCACACAGGAAGCCCATGCCTGCCAGGCCATGGAGCGCCTGCGCGAGCGCGTGGGCGACTATCGAAACCCGCAGCTGCCGGACCTGCGCATCAGCCTCAGCATCGGCCTGGCGGCATTCCAGCCAGGCCTGCCGACTCCGGAGCACTGGCTGGCCGAGGCCGATCGGGCGCTCTATGCGGCCAAGCACCAGGGGCGCGACCAGGTCAATTTCGCCCGCGGCGGCGTCACAGCGCTCAGGCTGGCCTATCCTGAGTGA
- a CDS encoding MBL fold metallo-hydrolase yields MKAFLLLGVFLLMVPMATPAGESAPHRDGRFHNQVALPKDGVLKKLRIGFKYLLLRKPPETRPDAALSLQPMTRQQVLDAPDHSLWRLGHSTVLLKLRGRFFITDPVFAERASPVQWAGPLRFHAPPLALDDLPPLTAVILSHDHFDHLDEQAIRRLAPRTEHFLAPLGVGDLLAEWGVPPDKVRQLDWWQETEVEGVRFVATPAQHFSGRGLFDSNRRLWASWVMIDEDLRVFFSGDTGYFAGFREIGERYGPFDLTLIETGAYNVAWPSVHMQPEQSLQAHLDLRGRWLLPIHNGTFDLSIHSWQEPFERILALANAEQVQLSTPQMGERVSLDSPHPGQNWWRPRPLPQQGRAAERAVAVR; encoded by the coding sequence ATGAAGGCTTTCCTCTTGCTCGGAGTGTTCCTGCTCATGGTCCCCATGGCTACCCCTGCCGGCGAGTCGGCACCGCATCGGGATGGACGTTTTCACAACCAGGTCGCGCTGCCCAAGGATGGAGTGCTCAAGAAGCTGCGCATTGGCTTCAAGTACCTGCTGCTGCGCAAACCGCCCGAAACCCGACCGGATGCGGCGCTGAGCCTGCAGCCCATGACCCGCCAGCAGGTGCTCGATGCCCCGGACCATAGCCTTTGGCGCCTAGGGCACTCCACCGTATTGCTCAAGTTGCGCGGGCGCTTCTTCATTACCGACCCGGTGTTCGCCGAGCGCGCCTCGCCCGTGCAGTGGGCCGGGCCCTTGCGTTTCCATGCGCCGCCTCTGGCGCTCGATGACCTGCCGCCGCTGACGGCGGTCATTCTTTCCCATGACCATTTCGACCACCTCGATGAACAGGCCATTCGCCGCTTGGCGCCTCGCACTGAGCATTTCCTCGCGCCGCTGGGCGTGGGCGATCTGCTGGCCGAATGGGGAGTACCGCCCGACAAGGTGCGGCAACTGGACTGGTGGCAGGAGACCGAGGTCGAGGGCGTGCGCTTCGTGGCCACCCCGGCGCAGCATTTTTCCGGGCGTGGGCTGTTCGACAGCAATCGTCGGCTGTGGGCGTCCTGGGTAATGATTGACGAAGACCTGCGGGTATTCTTCAGTGGCGATACCGGATATTTCGCGGGCTTCCGGGAAATCGGCGAGCGCTATGGGCCGTTCGACCTGACCCTGATCGAAACGGGTGCCTATAACGTAGCCTGGCCAAGCGTGCACATGCAGCCGGAGCAAAGCCTGCAGGCGCATCTGGATCTGCGTGGGCGTTGGCTGTTGCCCATCCATAACGGCACGTTCGATCTTTCTATCCACAGCTGGCAGGAGCCTTTCGAGCGCATCCTTGCATTGGCCAATGCCGAGCAGGTGCAACTGAGCACGCCCCAGATGGGGGAGCGGGTCAGTCTCGATTCCCCCCATCCTGGGCAGAACTGGTGGCGGCCACGGCCTTTACCGCAGCAGGGCAGGGCGGCTGAACGGGCAGTCGCGGTACGCTAG
- a CDS encoding formate/nitrite transporter family protein — translation MSEAQSDKTPGLSADEEQEVSHNQPPRAAVLHEIIRYQGDQELERTLAALWWSALAAGLTMGLSLMAMGLFYARLPEGDSAQVIASLGYAAGFLAVILARQQLFTENTLTAVLPVMTTPTLANLGRLLRLWCIVLLGNLAGTLLVAWVMLELPIFDAKTDTAFLEVGRKVMENGITQMFAKGIVSGWMIATMVWMIPSMEHAKIWIILMITYLMALGDFTHIVVGSVEVSYLVWAGEQTWRAFWLDFALPTLAGNIIGGSFIFALISHAQVRSDSGKPPSKLLKDTKHSRTES, via the coding sequence ATGAGCGAAGCACAAAGCGACAAGACCCCGGGGCTGTCGGCGGATGAAGAGCAGGAAGTCAGCCATAACCAGCCACCCAGGGCGGCGGTGCTGCACGAGATCATCCGCTACCAGGGCGACCAGGAGCTGGAACGTACCCTCGCCGCCTTATGGTGGTCGGCGCTGGCGGCGGGCCTGACCATGGGCCTGTCGTTGATGGCCATGGGACTGTTCTATGCCCGCTTGCCCGAAGGCGACAGCGCCCAGGTGATCGCCAGCCTGGGTTATGCCGCAGGCTTTCTCGCGGTCATACTGGCCCGCCAGCAATTATTCACCGAGAACACCCTGACTGCTGTCCTGCCGGTCATGACCACCCCCACCTTGGCCAACCTTGGCCGCCTGCTGCGCCTATGGTGCATCGTCCTGCTGGGGAATCTGGCGGGTACGCTGCTGGTGGCCTGGGTAATGCTCGAGCTGCCGATCTTCGACGCCAAGACCGATACCGCCTTCCTCGAGGTGGGCCGCAAGGTAATGGAGAACGGCATTACGCAGATGTTCGCCAAGGGCATCGTCTCGGGCTGGATGATCGCCACCATGGTGTGGATGATCCCGTCCATGGAGCACGCCAAGATCTGGATCATCCTGATGATCACCTACCTGATGGCCCTGGGTGACTTCACTCATATAGTAGTGGGCTCGGTGGAGGTGTCCTACCTGGTCTGGGCCGGCGAGCAGACCTGGCGCGCATTCTGGCTGGACTTCGCCCTGCCCACCCTGGCCGGCAACATCATTGGTGGCAGCTTCATCTTCGCCCTGATCAGTCATGCCCAGGTACGCAGCGACAGCGGCAAGCCACCCTCGAAGCTGTTAAAGGATACAAAACACTCGAGAACAGAAAGCTAG